A genomic segment from Modestobacter roseus encodes:
- a CDS encoding SIR2 family protein, giving the protein MQASYDPPLTRLLRHLLRVTDVANVITTNYDRLIEYSAARGAVRVNTMFAGSPFGFLDESESANECRRFKRIAGARQRWETSIVPHVCLSKPHGSLDWYQTGDAGGPVMQSQVSVGDQAPLIVSPGDGKLRLGYETPFDLQRNRANQAIDRASGLLILGFGFNDDHLQVHLKARYSRVPSVILTRDLTLAAHQYLEASSGQSIALSAGAGGSGTELTTSIGSQRISDLNLWQLDTFLREVLAA; this is encoded by the coding sequence ATGCAGGCGTCCTATGATCCGCCACTGACCCGCCTATTGCGACACCTTCTCCGGGTAACCGACGTTGCGAATGTGATAACCACAAATTACGATCGCCTTATCGAGTACTCGGCAGCTCGAGGGGCTGTCCGAGTCAACACGATGTTCGCTGGGAGCCCGTTTGGCTTCCTTGATGAGAGTGAATCGGCGAACGAGTGTCGCAGATTCAAGCGGATCGCTGGCGCTCGACAACGGTGGGAGACGTCGATAGTTCCGCACGTCTGCTTGTCGAAGCCCCATGGCAGTCTTGATTGGTACCAGACCGGCGATGCTGGTGGTCCAGTCATGCAAAGCCAAGTGTCTGTCGGAGACCAAGCGCCGCTTATCGTGTCGCCCGGTGATGGCAAACTGCGTTTGGGGTACGAGACTCCGTTCGATCTGCAGCGAAACCGAGCTAATCAGGCCATCGATCGAGCGTCCGGCCTGCTGATACTGGGTTTCGGTTTCAATGACGATCATTTGCAGGTGCACCTTAAGGCGCGGTACTCGAGGGTGCCGTCCGTCATCTTGACAAGAGACTTGACGCTAGCGGCCCACCAGTACTTGGAGGCGAGCAGTGGCCAGTCCATTGCTCTATCGGCGGGTGCGGGTGGGAGTGGCACTGAACTGACTACAAGCATTGGTAGTCAGAGGATCAGTGATCTCAATCTTTGGCAGCTCGACACATTTCTCAGAGAGGTGTTAGCGGCATGA
- a CDS encoding MMPL family transporter, with protein MIWLLVLAGAVTAAVTSEGPVNTRATIPGIESQDAFDLLAERFPDTPSDSASATLVFVAPDGGQLETPANQAAIEAVLATAAESPQVSRVVPPSAGTSINADGSNGFASVSYEVPSAEVTDESRALLEEAVEQARDGGLTAEMRGSALKSPTKMSATELIGVAVAALVLLLTFGSLVAAGLPLLTAIIGVAISFLGVWAVAGPLGMAITSGMLALMLGLAVGIDYAMFVVSRYQEERLTHDAETAAGRAVGTAGSAVVFAGTTVVIALAGLAVVGIPSLMKMGLAAAGAVVVAVLVALTLVPALLGMFPNRVRSRSQRRGTRTSPRVPVARGWMRLVRRRPLLVTIAGVAVLVAVAVPALSLQLGTPGDASLPTTDTERRAYDPRAEAFGPGSNGPLTVVVDARAAADPETAVASVADEIAATDGVASVSTPTFNAQGDTAILTAVPTTGPTDERTEALVNTLRDARPAVERDQGVSYEITGTTALDIDMAQKTQSALATYALVVGLAVLLLLVVFCSIWVPIKAAWPWRLRRARRGDNGDRGQRCAVPGRRGGVPRQGSGVSPVIRTGHRESAVRPGCGADLRGLPAATRPAGRRRPQRPATRRRRRGR; from the coding sequence GTGATCTGGCTGCTGGTCCTGGCCGGGGCGGTGACGGCCGCCGTCACCTCCGAGGGCCCGGTGAACACTCGGGCGACCATCCCGGGCATCGAGTCGCAGGACGCCTTCGACCTCCTCGCCGAGCGCTTCCCCGACACGCCCTCGGACAGCGCATCGGCGACCCTCGTCTTCGTCGCCCCGGACGGCGGGCAGCTCGAGACGCCGGCGAACCAGGCGGCCATCGAGGCGGTGCTGGCCACCGCCGCCGAGAGCCCGCAGGTGTCCCGGGTGGTGCCGCCTTCCGCGGGCACCAGCATCAACGCCGACGGCTCGAACGGCTTCGCGTCGGTGAGCTACGAGGTGCCCTCGGCGGAGGTGACCGACGAGTCGCGCGCCCTGCTGGAAGAGGCCGTCGAGCAGGCGCGGGACGGCGGGCTGACTGCGGAGATGCGCGGCTCCGCCCTCAAGAGCCCCACCAAGATGAGCGCCACCGAGCTCATCGGGGTCGCGGTCGCCGCGCTCGTCCTGCTGCTGACCTTCGGGTCGCTGGTGGCAGCCGGCCTGCCGCTGCTCACCGCGATCATCGGGGTGGCCATCTCGTTCCTCGGCGTCTGGGCCGTGGCCGGCCCGCTGGGCATGGCCATCACCAGCGGGATGCTCGCGCTGATGCTCGGGCTCGCCGTCGGCATCGACTACGCCATGTTCGTCGTCTCGCGGTACCAGGAGGAACGGCTCACGCACGACGCCGAGACGGCCGCCGGTCGCGCCGTCGGCACCGCCGGGTCCGCGGTCGTCTTCGCCGGGACGACGGTGGTGATCGCGCTCGCCGGCTTGGCCGTGGTCGGCATCCCGTCGCTGATGAAGATGGGGCTGGCCGCCGCCGGTGCCGTCGTCGTGGCCGTGCTGGTCGCCCTCACCCTGGTCCCGGCGCTGCTGGGCATGTTCCCCAACCGGGTCCGGTCGCGGTCGCAGCGGCGCGGGACCCGCACGAGCCCCCGCGTCCCGGTGGCCCGGGGCTGGATGCGGCTGGTGCGGCGCCGCCCGCTGCTGGTCACGATCGCTGGGGTCGCGGTGCTCGTCGCCGTCGCCGTCCCGGCGCTGTCGCTGCAGCTGGGCACCCCCGGCGACGCCTCGCTGCCCACCACGGACACCGAGCGCCGCGCCTACGACCCGCGCGCCGAGGCGTTCGGCCCCGGCTCCAACGGCCCACTCACCGTGGTCGTCGACGCGCGGGCCGCCGCAGACCCGGAGACCGCGGTCGCGTCCGTCGCGGACGAGATCGCAGCGACCGACGGCGTTGCCTCGGTGTCGACCCCGACCTTCAACGCGCAGGGCGACACCGCGATCCTCACCGCCGTCCCCACCACCGGCCCGACCGACGAGCGCACCGAGGCGCTGGTGAACACGCTGCGCGACGCCCGCCCGGCCGTGGAACGCGACCAGGGCGTGAGCTACGAGATCACCGGGACGACGGCGCTGGACATCGACATGGCGCAGAAGACCCAGTCGGCCCTGGCGACGTACGCGCTCGTCGTCGGCCTCGCGGTTTTGCTCCTGCTGGTGGTCTTCTGCTCGATCTGGGTGCCCATCAAGGCCGCGTGGCCATGGCGGCTCCGGCGTGCTCGACGGGGCGACAACGGCGATCGCGGTCAACGATGTGCTGTGCCCGGTCGGCGCGGCGGTGTGCCTCGACAGGGGAGCGGTGTCTCGCCGGTGATCCGTACCGGGCACCGGGAGTCCGCCGTCAGGCCCGGGTGCGGTGCCGACCTGCGAGGCCTTCCTGCAGCCACGCGTCCAGCCGGCCGTCGGCGGCCGCAGCGGCCAGCCACTCGACGGCGCCGGCGTGGTCGGTGA
- a CDS encoding CCA tRNA nucleotidyltransferase: MTDDAVRQHLPGLIDLSETTRALLAAVRGAGGRPYLVGGCVRDALLHPGRRPKDVDVEVFGLALDPLVAALRTVGPVDEVGRAFAVLKLRRGEEDFDVSLPRTEVKTGPGHTGFVVVPDPATPPRTAAGRRDFTLNALMYDPATEEVLDFFGGLADLRDGVLRHTTAAFAEDPLRVLRGAQFAARFGFRLAAETAALCRQLAPTFGELATERVWGEWRKIGEKGRHVSAALTALDDAGWLGHFPQLARLAGIPQDPHWHPEGDVLTHSGLAADAAARLADAAGLTGDDRSVVVLGALVHDLGKATHTQVRADGRITSYGHAAAGVAPAGELLTAIGAPPGLIARITPIVREHMVAIGSVGTPRASVVRRLARRLAPATVAEWSLVCGGDHGGRGTGSGPNPTLAWLAVAENVGVTQRPGKLLLRGTDLMALGHAPGRHYAPVMAAALDAQDDGAFTDHAGAVEWLAAAAADGRLDAWLQEGLAGRHRTRA; this comes from the coding sequence GTGACGGACGACGCGGTACGGCAGCACCTGCCCGGTTTGATCGACCTCAGCGAGACGACCCGCGCGCTGCTCGCCGCCGTGCGGGGGGCCGGTGGTCGGCCGTACCTGGTCGGCGGCTGCGTCCGGGACGCGCTGCTGCACCCGGGCCGACGGCCCAAGGACGTCGACGTCGAGGTCTTCGGGCTGGCCCTCGACCCGCTCGTGGCGGCGCTGCGCACGGTCGGGCCGGTCGACGAGGTGGGCCGGGCGTTCGCGGTTCTCAAGCTGCGGCGCGGCGAGGAGGACTTCGACGTCTCCCTGCCGCGCACGGAGGTCAAGACCGGACCGGGTCACACCGGCTTCGTCGTCGTCCCGGATCCGGCCACGCCACCCCGGACGGCGGCCGGTCGGCGCGACTTCACCCTCAACGCGCTGATGTACGACCCGGCGACCGAGGAGGTGCTCGACTTCTTCGGCGGCCTGGCCGACCTGCGGGACGGCGTGCTGCGGCACACCACCGCCGCGTTCGCCGAGGACCCGCTGCGGGTGCTGCGCGGTGCGCAGTTCGCCGCCCGCTTCGGCTTCCGCCTCGCTGCCGAGACGGCCGCGCTGTGCCGGCAACTGGCGCCCACGTTCGGCGAGCTGGCGACCGAACGGGTGTGGGGTGAGTGGCGCAAGATCGGCGAGAAGGGCCGGCACGTCAGCGCCGCGCTCACCGCGCTGGACGACGCCGGGTGGCTCGGTCACTTCCCGCAGCTGGCCCGGCTGGCCGGCATCCCCCAGGACCCGCACTGGCACCCGGAGGGCGACGTCCTCACCCACAGCGGGCTGGCCGCCGATGCCGCCGCCCGGCTCGCCGACGCCGCCGGGCTGACCGGGGACGACCGCAGCGTCGTCGTCCTCGGCGCGCTCGTCCACGATCTCGGCAAGGCGACGCACACCCAGGTGCGGGCGGACGGGCGGATCACCTCCTACGGTCACGCCGCGGCCGGCGTCGCGCCCGCGGGAGAGCTGCTCACCGCGATCGGTGCGCCGCCGGGGCTCATCGCGCGGATCACGCCGATCGTCCGGGAGCACATGGTGGCCATCGGGTCGGTGGGGACGCCGCGCGCGTCGGTCGTCCGCCGGCTGGCCCGCCGGTTGGCACCGGCGACCGTCGCCGAGTGGTCGCTGGTCTGCGGCGGCGACCACGGTGGCCGCGGCACGGGGTCCGGGCCGAACCCGACGCTCGCCTGGCTCGCCGTCGCCGAGAACGTGGGCGTGACCCAGCGGCCTGGGAAGCTGCTGCTGCGCGGCACGGACCTGATGGCCCTCGGGCACGCGCCCGGCCGCCACTACGCGCCGGTCATGGCCGCGGCTCTCGACGCGCAGGACGACGGCGCGTTCACCGACCACGCCGGCGCCGTCGAGTGGCTGGCCGCTGCGGCCGCCGACGGCCGGCTGGACGCGTGGCTGCAGGAAGGCCTCGCAGGTCGGCACCGCACCCGGGCCTGA
- a CDS encoding VOC family protein, with amino-acid sequence MPTILPMLLTADPERLRDFYVGALGAAEVERTSPEEAGEPPSFLSVRFDDSALGFIRESDPPAGNRTLLSIDVADVDALLDAVRAHGGAVTGGPTDMARGVRVAHVTDPDGNPVNLQCPVRH; translated from the coding sequence GTGCCCACGATCCTGCCGATGCTGCTCACCGCCGACCCCGAACGGCTGCGGGACTTCTACGTCGGAGCCCTGGGCGCCGCGGAGGTCGAGCGGACGTCGCCGGAGGAGGCCGGTGAACCGCCGTCCTTCCTGAGCGTCCGCTTCGACGACTCGGCGCTCGGGTTCATCCGCGAGTCGGACCCGCCGGCGGGCAACCGGACCCTGCTCAGCATCGACGTCGCCGACGTCGACGCGCTGCTGGACGCCGTGCGCGCGCACGGCGGCGCGGTCACCGGCGGGCCGACCGACATGGCCCGGGGCGTGCGCGTGGCCCACGTGACCGACCCGGACGGCAACCCGGTCAACCTGCAGTGCCCCGTTCGGCACTGA
- a CDS encoding sce7726 family protein → MLVQEGSLREATLRRLRRRWPTQSGALVIEELGTHFGASRIDIAVVDLGLHGYELKSDLDNLSRLPKQIDAFNEVFDYTSIVLTQRHLAEAFLLVPDSWGILIAEPTPRSVALRSWRRPALNREVEPLHVAGLLWRDELAEQLASMGASERLSSATRLELMHRLIQEAQGAELREIVSSRLRGRRGWRGGPTPLPDGEISPNANTSSRFLDRRRR, encoded by the coding sequence GTGCTGGTGCAGGAGGGGAGCCTACGCGAGGCCACTCTTCGTCGACTTCGCCGCAGGTGGCCCACCCAATCGGGCGCCCTGGTCATTGAAGAACTAGGAACCCACTTTGGCGCTTCCCGAATCGATATCGCCGTCGTTGACCTCGGGCTTCACGGGTATGAGCTAAAGTCCGACCTAGACAATCTAAGTCGCCTCCCCAAGCAGATAGACGCCTTCAACGAAGTATTTGACTATACGAGCATTGTGTTAACTCAGCGACATCTCGCCGAAGCATTCCTACTCGTCCCCGACTCATGGGGCATTCTGATTGCCGAACCCACTCCTCGCTCGGTGGCTTTGCGCTCATGGCGGAGACCCGCCCTCAACCGAGAGGTCGAGCCGCTGCATGTCGCTGGACTGCTTTGGCGGGACGAACTGGCCGAACAACTAGCTTCGATGGGTGCGAGCGAGCGCCTAAGCTCTGCCACTCGTCTTGAGTTAATGCATCGCCTCATCCAAGAGGCCCAAGGTGCGGAACTACGAGAGATCGTTAGCTCTCGACTCAGGGGACGCCGTGGGTGGCGAGGCGGTCCAACACCACTGCCAGATGGTGAGATATCGCCGAACGCAAATACGTCGTCGCGTTTCCTGGACCGTCGACGCCGCTAG
- a CDS encoding ATP-binding protein gives MTPALTFDKADALGRVFRVDTASVWVEASDHDRVTRVSVGSLVAIQGAVASEYLVGLLDRVTRDLQDDLLFDETSDGNEASPSTTRQRDLVRVVLLGTYRQVSGLSGDSFKRGADSYPVVDSGCWVIEGPDLQALMNLLTSQVEPERQLRLGTFVADGSATAIADGDRLFQRHAALLGSTGSGKSWSVAVVLERAKRLAHPNLVVFDMHGEYEPLTDGPDPVAKYLKVAGPGDAASDDDRLLFLPWWLLNQEEMQALLLDRTEENAPNQAARLSHHVRRLKAESLSVVGDPELLASFTVDSPVPFDLGGLVAGLVADDEGMVPGKSTLVKGPFNGRLTRFISRLESRIEDRRYGFMFAPPASAMALDWLDDLAKVLLGTSPGIKVVDFSEVPSDVLPVVVGVLARILYDIHFWAPESARTPVTFVCDEAHLYLPARDHGAGEQRALDAFERIAKEGRKYGVSLLVVSQRPSDVSRTVLSQCNNFVVLRLTNDQDQRVVQQLLPDNMGGLAAALPLLDVGEALILGDAMVLPTRIKFDTPATKPNSATKRFWTDWNETPADEAGIVSAVRAMRLQSRP, from the coding sequence ATGACCCCTGCATTGACTTTTGATAAGGCCGATGCTCTAGGTCGAGTCTTTCGCGTTGATACGGCAAGCGTTTGGGTTGAAGCCAGCGATCACGACCGGGTTACGCGCGTGAGTGTCGGAAGCCTAGTCGCGATTCAGGGAGCGGTAGCCTCCGAGTACTTGGTCGGCCTACTCGACCGTGTGACTCGCGACTTGCAGGACGACCTTCTGTTCGACGAAACGTCTGATGGAAATGAAGCCTCGCCGTCGACCACTCGCCAGCGCGATCTCGTCCGCGTGGTGCTTCTGGGCACCTATCGACAGGTCTCCGGCCTCTCAGGGGACAGCTTCAAGCGCGGCGCGGATAGTTACCCCGTGGTCGACTCGGGCTGCTGGGTAATCGAGGGGCCGGATCTGCAGGCCTTAATGAACTTGTTGACCAGTCAAGTTGAGCCAGAGCGCCAGTTGAGGCTTGGGACGTTCGTAGCAGATGGCTCCGCAACGGCAATTGCTGATGGAGATCGACTGTTTCAACGGCATGCCGCACTTTTGGGTAGCACTGGTTCGGGTAAGAGTTGGTCCGTCGCAGTGGTACTTGAGAGGGCGAAGCGACTGGCCCATCCAAACTTGGTTGTGTTCGATATGCATGGTGAGTATGAGCCGCTCACGGACGGTCCTGATCCTGTGGCTAAGTACCTGAAAGTTGCTGGTCCTGGGGACGCAGCGTCCGATGATGATCGCTTGCTCTTCCTGCCATGGTGGCTCCTGAACCAAGAGGAAATGCAGGCTCTTCTGTTGGATCGAACAGAGGAGAACGCACCCAACCAGGCGGCTCGGCTGTCCCATCACGTGCGTCGGCTCAAGGCTGAATCTTTGTCAGTGGTCGGGGATCCGGAGCTCCTGGCTAGCTTCACGGTCGACAGTCCGGTCCCTTTTGACCTGGGCGGACTAGTGGCAGGACTCGTTGCAGACGATGAGGGGATGGTTCCCGGGAAGTCGACTCTAGTCAAAGGTCCGTTCAATGGCCGGCTCACAAGATTCATATCGCGGCTTGAGTCCCGAATCGAGGACCGACGGTATGGATTCATGTTCGCCCCACCTGCTTCGGCGATGGCTCTTGATTGGCTAGACGACCTAGCCAAGGTTCTGCTAGGCACTAGCCCTGGCATTAAGGTCGTCGACTTCAGCGAGGTGCCAAGCGACGTTCTTCCGGTCGTTGTTGGCGTCTTGGCTCGAATCCTTTACGACATTCACTTCTGGGCTCCGGAGTCCGCTCGGACCCCGGTAACGTTCGTCTGTGATGAGGCGCACCTTTATTTGCCGGCGCGCGATCATGGGGCGGGGGAGCAGCGGGCCTTGGACGCTTTCGAACGCATCGCCAAGGAAGGTCGAAAGTACGGAGTGTCCCTCCTCGTCGTAAGTCAGCGACCGTCTGATGTCAGTCGGACTGTCCTGTCGCAGTGCAACAACTTTGTCGTGCTGCGACTGACCAATGATCAGGATCAGCGGGTCGTCCAACAGTTGCTGCCTGACAACATGGGTGGGCTCGCTGCCGCTCTTCCGCTACTGGACGTGGGCGAGGCGCTCATTCTTGGTGACGCGATGGTCTTGCCAACAAGAATCAAATTCGACACCCCTGCAACGAAGCCGAACAGTGCGACGAAACGTTTTTGGACGGACTGGAACGAGACTCCTGCCGACGAGGCGGGAATCGTCTCCGCAGTACGGGCGATGAGGCTCCAATCGCGTCCATAG
- a CDS encoding beta family protein — MVATGAVDSTSYVAILKCKQAELHAVAATVSPNLVPLFEVRDPEANARSIVRAWQLSGQDIWVHPLNLDGFDPTTWVGKISNAFSLLRSGNVSAVPVVTIDDDAGVLSTMATVAATDSRGVVLRLEAEDVLTTSAAGLAAEVSGVMSALSVTESEVDLVLDVGLVRDSTASRIATAESALRSVPNLTGWRSCTVAFSAFPESVGDVVQKNSVVQVARNDAQAYRALVARGPGRELTYGDYAVGVPTYADIAWSPIPSIRYTTDDTWAVHRAESRTNPSPQYVALAGDLVREPYFRGSGYSSGDAYLEAVASGVDGPGNATTYLRSAISHHLAVVLDRLATHGVP, encoded by the coding sequence ATGGTCGCCACGGGTGCAGTCGACTCCACGTCCTACGTTGCCATCCTCAAGTGCAAGCAGGCCGAGCTGCATGCGGTGGCGGCAACTGTCTCGCCCAATCTGGTTCCACTGTTCGAAGTTCGAGACCCCGAGGCGAATGCGCGGTCCATCGTGCGGGCATGGCAACTGTCGGGTCAGGATATCTGGGTCCATCCTCTAAATCTGGATGGTTTCGATCCGACGACATGGGTCGGTAAAATCTCGAACGCATTCAGCCTTCTTCGGAGCGGCAATGTGTCCGCCGTTCCGGTGGTCACTATCGACGATGATGCTGGCGTGCTATCAACAATGGCTACCGTCGCGGCTACGGACAGTCGGGGAGTCGTCCTACGGCTTGAGGCGGAGGACGTGCTCACAACATCCGCTGCTGGCCTAGCCGCGGAAGTCTCGGGTGTCATGTCCGCCTTGTCTGTGACCGAATCAGAGGTGGACTTGGTCTTGGATGTGGGACTCGTGCGCGACAGTACAGCGTCGCGTATTGCGACTGCGGAGTCGGCCCTTCGGTCGGTGCCTAATCTCACTGGTTGGCGCAGTTGTACCGTCGCTTTCTCGGCATTCCCTGAGTCGGTTGGCGATGTCGTGCAAAAGAACAGCGTCGTGCAGGTAGCCCGGAATGATGCTCAGGCATATCGCGCGCTGGTGGCGCGGGGGCCTGGCCGAGAGCTCACCTACGGTGATTATGCAGTGGGCGTGCCTACTTACGCTGACATTGCTTGGTCGCCCATCCCGAGCATTCGGTATACGACTGACGACACGTGGGCCGTTCATAGGGCCGAGAGTCGCACTAATCCAAGCCCCCAGTACGTAGCGCTGGCGGGAGACCTTGTGCGTGAGCCCTATTTCCGCGGCAGTGGGTACAGTTCGGGCGATGCGTACTTGGAAGCTGTGGCTAGCGGCGTCGACGGTCCAGGAAACGCGACGACGTATTTGCGTTCGGCGATATCTCACCATCTGGCAGTGGTGTTGGACCGCCTCGCCACCCACGGCGTCCCCTGA
- a CDS encoding DNA polymerase beta superfamily protein, with translation MNDVPLSDADYVEAHPHSSRQARAIAEAGTILRVQVGSGVHGTAVDGSDDRDEMGVCLEPPAFVTGIARVPNPVATSGSTVPFEQWEYHTAWQRAGGLANRSGAGDLDVIVYSARKYAQLAASGNPTVLLPLFVPDAEIVTITEAGRELRDGAAAFASMHAAQRFSGYMTKQRYGISGERGRTNRPELVAEFGYDCKYAMHALRLGVQGIEYLSTGRITLPVPEPHLTALREVRLGQWSLADVLAWYDDLDAQLAALAATEPLPREPDRAWIDAWLHRSYTRFWAARA, from the coding sequence ATGAACGACGTCCCGCTGTCCGACGCCGACTACGTCGAGGCGCACCCGCACTCCTCCCGGCAGGCGCGGGCCATCGCCGAGGCCGGCACGATCCTGCGGGTGCAGGTCGGCTCGGGGGTGCACGGCACTGCGGTCGACGGCTCGGACGACCGCGACGAGATGGGCGTGTGCCTGGAGCCTCCGGCGTTCGTCACCGGCATCGCCCGGGTGCCCAACCCGGTGGCGACCAGCGGGTCGACCGTCCCGTTCGAGCAGTGGGAGTACCACACCGCCTGGCAGCGGGCCGGTGGCCTGGCCAACCGCAGCGGCGCGGGTGACCTGGACGTGATCGTCTACTCGGCGCGCAAGTACGCACAGCTGGCCGCGAGCGGCAACCCCACCGTGCTGCTGCCGCTGTTCGTCCCCGACGCGGAGATCGTGACGATCACCGAGGCGGGGCGGGAGCTGCGCGACGGGGCGGCCGCGTTCGCCTCGATGCACGCCGCCCAGCGTTTCTCCGGCTACATGACGAAGCAGCGGTACGGCATCTCCGGGGAGCGCGGGCGTACCAACCGCCCCGAGCTGGTCGCGGAGTTCGGCTACGACTGCAAGTACGCGATGCACGCGCTCCGGCTGGGCGTGCAGGGCATCGAGTACCTGAGCACCGGCCGGATCACCCTGCCCGTCCCCGAGCCGCACCTGACCGCGCTGCGGGAGGTGCGGCTCGGGCAGTGGTCGCTGGCCGACGTCCTCGCCTGGTACGACGACCTCGACGCGCAGCTGGCCGCGCTCGCCGCCACCGAGCCGCTGCCGAGGGAGCCGGACCGGGCCTGGATCGACGCGTGGCTGCACCGCTCGTACACCCGCTTCTGGGCCGCACGAGCGTGA